A single window of Achromobacter xylosoxidans DNA harbors:
- a CDS encoding ZIP family metal transporter, which translates to MNTFSRHRIRPAATSVSVWTLAVLVACLGLHQMWVYFNDHAPHVADALLGGMVAAGATAAGTLPILFARTIPQKMQDSMFGFGAGVMLAASAFSLVAPGIAAAQAQGAGPWGAGLTVGAAILLGAAALLLMDRLLPHEHFIKGREGIEAHRLRRTWLFVFAITLHNLPEGLAIGVGYAGNDPVRGTALATGIAIQDIPEGLVVAVALIAAGYKRAFAVALGMLSGLVEPVGAVLGAAVVGWSAALLPWGLGFAAGAMLFVISHEIIPESHRKGHEVYATCGLMLGFVLMMLLDTALG; encoded by the coding sequence ATGAATACCTTCAGCCGTCATCGCATCCGGCCCGCGGCCACCAGCGTCAGTGTCTGGACGCTGGCGGTGCTGGTCGCCTGCCTGGGCCTGCACCAGATGTGGGTCTATTTCAACGACCACGCGCCGCACGTGGCCGACGCCCTGCTGGGCGGCATGGTCGCCGCGGGCGCCACCGCGGCGGGCACGCTGCCGATCCTGTTCGCGCGCACCATCCCGCAGAAGATGCAGGACAGCATGTTCGGCTTCGGCGCCGGCGTGATGCTGGCCGCCAGCGCCTTCTCGCTGGTGGCGCCGGGCATCGCGGCGGCCCAGGCGCAGGGCGCGGGGCCGTGGGGCGCCGGCCTGACGGTGGGCGCCGCCATCCTGCTGGGGGCGGCGGCGCTGTTGCTGATGGACCGGTTGCTGCCCCACGAGCATTTCATCAAGGGCCGCGAAGGCATCGAGGCCCACCGGCTGCGCCGAACCTGGCTGTTCGTCTTCGCCATCACCCTGCACAACCTGCCCGAAGGCCTGGCCATCGGCGTCGGTTATGCCGGCAACGACCCGGTGCGCGGCACGGCGCTGGCCACCGGCATCGCCATCCAGGACATCCCCGAAGGCCTGGTGGTGGCCGTGGCGTTGATCGCCGCGGGCTACAAGCGCGCCTTCGCGGTGGCGCTGGGCATGCTGTCCGGCCTGGTCGAGCCGGTGGGCGCGGTGCTGGGCGCGGCCGTGGTGGGCTGGTCGGCGGCGCTGCTGCCGTGGGGCCTGGGCTTTGCCGCCGGCGCCATGCTGTTCGTGATCAGCCACGAAATCATTCCCGAATCGCACCGCAAGGGGCATGAGGTCTACGCCACCTGCGGGCTGATGCTGGGCTTCGTGTTGATGATGCTGCTGGACACCGCGCTGGGCTGA
- a CDS encoding arginine/lysine/ornithine decarboxylase: protein MKFRFPIFIIDEDYRSENASGLGIRALSAAIEAEGVEVIGVTSYGDLSSFAQQQSRASAFILSIDDEEFDVDSPEDVASAIKNLRTFIGELRFRNADIPIYLYGETRTSEHIPNDILRELHGFIHMFEDTPEFVARHIIREARSYVDSLPPPFFRELVKYAQDGSYSWHCPGHSGGVAFLKSPVGQMFHQFFGENMLRADVCNAVDELGQLLDHTGPVAESELNAARIFHADHCYFVTNGTSTSNKVVWHANVAAGDVVVVDRNCHKSILHAITMTGAIPVFLRPTRNHLGIIGPIPLEEFHPDSIRKKIEANPFAREAVNKNPRILTLTQSTYDGVIYNVEMIKKELGSYVDTLHFDEAWLPHASFHEFYQDMHAIGQDRPRSKDAMVFATHSTHKLLAGISQASQIIVQESETRKLDRNVFNEAYLMHTSTSPQYAIIASCDVAAAMMEPPGGTALVEESIREAMDFRRAMRKVESEFGKNDWWFKVWGPNRLVSEGIGNRDEWILESNDHWHGFGDLAEGFNMLDPIKATVITPGLDMSGSFGETGIPAALVSKYLTEHGVVVEKTGLYSFFILFTIGITKGRWNTLLTALQQFKDDYDRNQPLWRILPEFCRDHRRYERMGLRDLCQQIHEAYRERDVARLTTEMYLSDMVPALKPSDAFARMAHREVERVDIDQLEGRVTGVLLTPYPPGIPLLIPGERFNRTIVQYLQFAREFNERFPGFETYIHGLADEVGPDGEKRYYVDCLIED, encoded by the coding sequence ATGAAATTCCGCTTCCCCATCTTCATCATCGACGAGGACTACCGTTCCGAGAACGCGTCCGGTCTGGGTATCCGCGCCCTGTCCGCGGCGATCGAGGCCGAGGGCGTCGAGGTGATCGGGGTGACCAGTTACGGCGACCTGAGTTCGTTCGCCCAGCAGCAGAGCCGTGCCAGCGCGTTCATCCTGTCGATCGACGATGAAGAGTTCGACGTGGATTCGCCCGAGGACGTGGCCAGCGCCATCAAGAACCTGCGCACCTTCATCGGCGAACTGCGTTTCCGCAACGCCGACATCCCCATCTACCTGTACGGCGAGACGCGCACCTCGGAACACATTCCGAACGACATCCTGCGCGAGCTGCACGGCTTCATCCACATGTTCGAGGACACCCCCGAATTCGTGGCGCGCCACATCATCCGCGAAGCGCGCAGCTATGTGGACAGCCTGCCGCCGCCGTTCTTCCGCGAGCTGGTCAAGTACGCGCAGGATGGCTCCTATTCCTGGCACTGCCCGGGCCACTCGGGCGGCGTGGCGTTCCTGAAGAGTCCGGTGGGCCAGATGTTCCACCAGTTCTTCGGCGAGAACATGCTGCGCGCCGACGTCTGCAACGCCGTCGACGAACTGGGCCAGCTGCTGGACCATACCGGCCCGGTGGCCGAGTCCGAGCTGAACGCGGCGCGCATCTTCCACGCCGACCACTGCTACTTCGTGACCAACGGCACCTCGACCTCGAACAAGGTGGTGTGGCACGCCAACGTCGCCGCCGGCGACGTGGTGGTGGTGGACCGCAACTGCCACAAGTCGATCCTGCACGCCATCACCATGACGGGCGCGATCCCGGTGTTCCTGCGCCCGACGCGCAACCACCTGGGCATCATCGGCCCTATCCCGCTGGAAGAGTTCCATCCGGACAGCATCCGCAAGAAGATCGAGGCCAACCCGTTCGCGCGCGAAGCCGTGAACAAGAACCCGCGCATCCTGACGCTGACGCAGAGCACCTACGACGGCGTGATCTACAACGTCGAGATGATCAAGAAGGAACTGGGCAGCTACGTCGACACGCTGCACTTTGACGAAGCCTGGCTGCCGCACGCGTCGTTCCACGAGTTCTACCAGGACATGCACGCGATCGGCCAGGACCGTCCGCGCAGCAAGGACGCGATGGTGTTCGCGACCCACTCCACGCACAAGCTGCTGGCCGGCATCTCGCAGGCCTCGCAGATCATCGTGCAGGAATCCGAGACCCGCAAACTGGACCGCAACGTCTTCAACGAAGCCTACCTGATGCATACGTCGACCTCGCCGCAGTACGCGATCATCGCGTCGTGCGACGTGGCCGCGGCCATGATGGAGCCGCCGGGTGGCACCGCGCTGGTCGAGGAAAGCATCCGCGAAGCCATGGATTTCCGCCGCGCCATGCGCAAGGTGGAATCCGAGTTCGGCAAGAACGACTGGTGGTTCAAGGTCTGGGGCCCGAACCGCCTGGTGTCCGAAGGCATCGGCAACCGCGACGAGTGGATCCTGGAGTCGAACGACCACTGGCACGGCTTCGGCGACCTGGCCGAAGGCTTCAACATGCTGGACCCGATCAAGGCCACGGTCATCACGCCGGGGCTGGACATGTCGGGCAGCTTCGGCGAAACCGGCATTCCCGCCGCGCTGGTCTCCAAGTATCTGACCGAGCACGGCGTGGTGGTCGAGAAGACCGGCCTGTATTCGTTCTTCATCCTGTTCACCATCGGCATCACCAAGGGCCGCTGGAACACGCTGCTGACCGCGCTGCAGCAGTTCAAGGACGACTACGACCGCAACCAGCCGCTGTGGCGCATCCTGCCGGAATTCTGCCGCGACCATCGCCGCTACGAGCGCATGGGCCTGCGCGACCTGTGCCAGCAGATCCACGAAGCCTACCGCGAGCGCGACGTGGCCCGCCTGACCACCGAGATGTACCTGAGCGACATGGTGCCGGCGCTCAAGCCGTCCGACGCCTTCGCCCGCATGGCGCACCGCGAGGTCGAGCGTGTCGACATCGACCAGCTCGAAGGCCGCGTCACCGGCGTGCTGCTGACGCCGTATCCTCCGGGCATCCCGCTGCTGATCCCGGGCGAACGCTTCAACCGCACCATCGTCCAATACCTGCAGTTCGCGCGCGAGTTCAACGAACGCTTCCCCGGCTTCGAAACCTACATCCACGGCCTGGCCGACGAAGTGGGGCCGGACGGCGAGAAGCGCTACTACGTTGATTGCCTGATCGAAGACTGA
- the gcvT gene encoding glycine cleavage system aminomethyltransferase GcvT, with the protein MSAPLKRTPLAEEHIASGARMVDFGGWDMPLAYGSQLEEHHAVRQDAGMFDVSHMLNADVTGPDAYAFLQRLVANDVAKLTVPGKALYTCMLNPQGGVIDDLIVYFFALDEWRVVVNAGTADKDMAWMQRVKQAGKFDVTITPRRDLAMIAVQGPNARAKVWAARPAWQAASEPLTPFVAARVGDDTLVARTGYTGEDGFEIVLPAAEAVQLWRDLAAQGVRPAGLGARDTLRLEAGMNLYGQDMDELTQPGEAALTWTVSLKNPERRFIGRDALEQFATPAAFVGLKLQERGVMRAHMAVRTAQGVGELTSGTMSPTLGVSIGFARLPQGVAAGDTVEVDIRGKWVPALVCKLPFVRNGKAVEHS; encoded by the coding sequence ATGTCCGCACCCCTCAAACGCACCCCGCTGGCCGAAGAACATATCGCCTCCGGCGCCCGCATGGTCGATTTCGGCGGCTGGGATATGCCCCTGGCCTACGGCTCGCAACTGGAAGAGCACCACGCGGTGCGCCAGGACGCCGGCATGTTCGACGTCTCGCACATGCTCAACGCCGACGTCACGGGCCCCGACGCCTACGCCTTCCTGCAGCGCCTGGTGGCCAACGACGTCGCCAAGCTGACCGTACCGGGCAAGGCGCTCTACACCTGCATGCTGAACCCGCAGGGCGGCGTCATCGACGACCTGATCGTGTACTTCTTCGCGCTCGACGAATGGCGCGTGGTGGTCAACGCCGGCACCGCCGACAAGGACATGGCCTGGATGCAGCGCGTCAAGCAGGCCGGCAAGTTCGACGTCACCATCACGCCGCGCCGCGACCTGGCCATGATCGCCGTGCAGGGCCCCAACGCCCGCGCCAAGGTCTGGGCCGCGCGCCCGGCCTGGCAGGCCGCCAGCGAGCCGCTGACCCCGTTCGTGGCCGCGCGCGTCGGTGACGACACGCTGGTGGCGCGCACCGGTTACACCGGCGAAGACGGCTTCGAAATCGTGCTGCCCGCGGCCGAGGCGGTGCAACTGTGGCGCGACCTGGCGGCCCAGGGCGTGCGCCCGGCGGGCCTGGGCGCGCGCGACACGCTGCGCCTGGAAGCCGGCATGAACCTGTATGGCCAGGACATGGACGAACTGACCCAGCCCGGCGAAGCCGCGCTGACCTGGACGGTGTCCCTGAAGAACCCCGAGCGCCGCTTCATCGGCCGCGACGCGCTGGAGCAGTTCGCCACGCCCGCCGCCTTCGTCGGCCTGAAGCTGCAGGAACGCGGCGTGATGCGCGCCCACATGGCGGTGCGCACCGCGCAGGGCGTGGGCGAGCTCACCAGCGGCACCATGTCGCCGACGCTGGGCGTGTCGATCGGCTTTGCCCGCCTGCCGCAAGGCGTGGCCGCGGGCGACACGGTCGAGGTCGACATCCGCGGCAAGTGGGTGCCCGCCCTGGTCTGCAAGCTGCCGTTTGTCCGTAACGGCAAAGCCGTCGAACACTCGTAA
- the gcvH gene encoding glycine cleavage system protein GcvH has translation MSLPTDRKYTESHEWVKAEGDVFVVGITDTAQDQLGDLVFVGDVKVGAKLNAGETAGVVESVKAASDIYAPVAGEIVAFNDELESNPNLINESAFTAWIFKIKPVNAADADKLLDAAGYEAVANG, from the coding sequence ATGAGTCTGCCCACCGATCGCAAGTACACCGAGTCCCATGAATGGGTCAAAGCCGAAGGCGACGTGTTCGTCGTCGGCATCACCGATACCGCCCAGGACCAGCTGGGTGACCTGGTCTTCGTCGGCGACGTCAAGGTCGGCGCCAAGCTGAACGCGGGCGAGACCGCCGGCGTGGTCGAGTCGGTCAAGGCCGCCTCCGACATCTACGCGCCCGTGGCCGGCGAAATCGTCGCGTTCAACGACGAGCTGGAAAGCAACCCCAACCTGATCAACGAATCGGCCTTCACCGCCTGGATCTTCAAGATCAAGCCGGTCAACGCCGCCGATGCCGACAAGCTGTTGGACGCCGCCGGCTACGAAGCCGTGGCCAACGGCTAA
- a CDS encoding GNAT family N-acetyltransferase — protein sequence MPSSAPLVRRLTPSDAPALRQLRLDALRETPEAFGSSYEEEHTLTLDDFQAWIAPADDSAMFGVFAEGALAGIIGVARQRRLKVRHKAHIWSVYVTPAWRGQGLARQLMQAALGHAGIMRGVRTVQLSVTANNAAACRLYASLGFETYGHEREALCVNGVLYDEVLMALPLDRAQAGPSRPYPPARRRDP from the coding sequence ATGCCGTCCTCCGCCCCGCTTGTCCGACGTCTCACCCCTTCCGACGCCCCGGCGCTGCGCCAATTGCGCCTGGACGCCCTGCGCGAAACCCCGGAAGCATTCGGATCGAGTTACGAAGAGGAACATACGCTGACACTGGATGACTTCCAGGCCTGGATCGCGCCCGCGGACGACAGCGCCATGTTCGGCGTTTTCGCCGAAGGCGCGCTGGCCGGCATCATCGGCGTGGCCAGGCAGCGCCGCCTGAAGGTGCGTCACAAGGCGCATATCTGGAGCGTCTACGTGACGCCGGCCTGGCGCGGCCAGGGGCTGGCGCGGCAGCTGATGCAGGCCGCCCTCGGACATGCCGGCATCATGCGCGGCGTGCGCACGGTGCAGCTGAGCGTCACCGCCAACAACGCCGCGGCCTGCCGGTTGTACGCCAGCCTCGGCTTCGAGACCTACGGCCACGAGCGCGAGGCCCTGTGCGTGAACGGCGTGCTGTACGACGAAGTGCTGATGGCGCTGCCGCTGGACCGCGCGCAGGCCGGCCCCAGCCGGCCTTACCCGCCCGCCCGGCGCCGCGACCCGTAG
- a CDS encoding NAD(P)/FAD-dependent oxidoreductase, with protein MFDVAVLGAGAAGMMCAAVAGQRGLRVVLVDHAERLAEKIRISGGGRCNFTNIGAGPANFLSDNPHFCRSALSGYTPQDFLALLKRHRIAWHEKHRGQLFCDDSSESIIEMLRAECDAGGVQWRMGCQVAEVAHGEAGFELRTSQGAIRAAKLVVATGGMAIPQLGATDFGLKLARQFGLKVVEPRPALVPLTFDAAHWQPLAELSGVALEVSLATGQGKARGEFLEDLLFTHRGLSGPAILQISSFWKPGEPIVIDLAPGRDLAAELLAAKSGNRQQLHTVLAGLWPKRLADRWLQLAEQGGKPGLAALRLADAPDKTLRALAQDIHQWTLVPSGTAGYKKAEVMRGGVDTRGLDQKSMQARTTPGLYFIGETVDVTGWLGGYNFQWAWASGVACGKAL; from the coding sequence ATGTTCGATGTCGCCGTCCTCGGTGCCGGCGCCGCCGGCATGATGTGTGCCGCGGTCGCCGGCCAGCGCGGCTTGCGCGTGGTGCTGGTGGACCACGCCGAGCGCCTGGCCGAGAAGATCCGTATCTCGGGCGGCGGCCGTTGCAACTTCACCAACATCGGCGCGGGACCCGCCAATTTCCTCTCCGACAACCCGCATTTCTGCCGCTCGGCGTTGTCGGGCTACACCCCGCAGGACTTCCTGGCGCTGCTCAAGCGCCACCGCATCGCCTGGCACGAGAAGCATCGCGGCCAGCTGTTCTGCGACGATTCCAGCGAATCCATCATCGAGATGCTGCGCGCCGAATGCGATGCCGGCGGCGTGCAGTGGCGCATGGGCTGCCAGGTGGCCGAGGTGGCGCATGGCGAGGCGGGCTTCGAGCTGCGCACCAGCCAGGGCGCGATCCGCGCGGCCAAGCTGGTGGTGGCCACGGGCGGCATGGCGATCCCGCAGTTGGGCGCCACCGACTTCGGCCTGAAGCTGGCGCGCCAGTTCGGCCTGAAGGTGGTCGAGCCGCGGCCGGCGCTGGTGCCGCTGACCTTCGACGCGGCGCACTGGCAGCCGCTGGCGGAGCTGTCCGGCGTGGCGCTGGAGGTCAGCCTGGCGACGGGGCAGGGCAAGGCCCGGGGGGAATTCCTGGAAGACCTGCTGTTCACCCATCGCGGGTTGTCCGGTCCGGCCATCCTGCAGATCTCCAGCTTCTGGAAACCGGGCGAGCCCATCGTCATCGACCTGGCGCCGGGGCGCGACCTGGCGGCCGAACTGCTGGCGGCCAAGTCCGGAAACCGGCAGCAATTGCATACGGTGCTGGCCGGCCTGTGGCCCAAGCGCCTGGCCGACCGCTGGCTGCAGCTGGCCGAGCAGGGCGGCAAGCCGGGCCTGGCGGCCTTGCGCCTGGCCGACGCGCCCGACAAGACCCTGCGCGCCCTGGCGCAGGACATCCACCAATGGACGCTGGTGCCCAGCGGCACCGCCGGCTACAAGAAGGCCGAGGTCATGCGCGGCGGCGTCGATACGCGCGGCCTGGACCAGAAATCGATGCAGGCCCGCACCACGCCCGGCCTGTACTTCATCGGCGAGACCGTGGACGTCACCGGCTGGCTGGGCGGCTACAACTTCCAGTGGGCCTGGGCCTCGGGCGTGGCCTGCGGCAAGGCGCTCTAG
- a CDS encoding superoxide dismutase translates to MAYTLPTLPYAYDALEPHIDALTMEIHHSKHHQTYVNNLNAALEGAGIATDEPVEALVARIDQLPEAVRGAVRNNGGGHANHSLFWSVMSPRGGGEPDGALARAIDTELGGHAAFREAFTKAALTRFGSGWAWLSVTPAGKLAVESSANQDSPLMQGNTPILGLDVWEHAYYLKYQNRRPEYIGAFYNVIDWPEVARRYAAAVG, encoded by the coding sequence TTGGCCTATACCTTGCCGACCCTGCCTTACGCCTATGACGCGCTCGAACCGCACATCGACGCGCTGACGATGGAAATCCATCACAGCAAGCACCACCAGACCTACGTCAACAACCTGAACGCCGCGCTCGAAGGCGCCGGCATCGCCACCGACGAGCCGGTCGAGGCCCTGGTGGCGCGCATCGACCAACTTCCCGAAGCCGTCCGTGGCGCGGTGCGCAACAACGGCGGCGGCCACGCCAACCACAGCCTGTTCTGGTCGGTCATGTCGCCACGGGGCGGGGGCGAGCCCGACGGCGCGCTGGCCCGCGCCATCGACACCGAACTGGGCGGACACGCCGCCTTCCGCGAAGCCTTCACCAAGGCGGCGCTGACGCGCTTCGGCAGCGGCTGGGCCTGGCTCAGCGTGACGCCCGCGGGCAAGCTGGCGGTGGAAAGCAGCGCCAACCAGGACAGCCCGCTGATGCAGGGCAACACGCCGATCCTGGGCCTGGACGTGTGGGAACACGCCTACTATCTCAAGTACCAGAACCGCCGCCCGGAATACATCGGCGCCTTCTACAATGTGATCGATTGGCCCGAGGTGGCGCGCCGCTACGCCGCCGCCGTGGGCTAA
- the gcvP gene encoding aminomethyl-transferring glycine dehydrogenase, protein MSRALDTHTDFIPRHIGPSDADQAAMLAAIGSPSLDALIEEVVPPKIRSQAPLALPPSRSEADVLAELKQIAGRNKVFRNYIGQGYYGTQTPNVVLRNILENPAWYTAYTPYQPEISQGRLEALLNYQTMVADLTGLDISNASLLDESTAAAEAMTLARRSAKSQSPVFFISRHVHPQTIEVVRTRAEGLDIEIAVGDEAEGLPECFGVLLQYPHSTGSVADYRKLAETAHAQGAVVAVATDLLALALLAAPGEWGADIAIGSAQRFGVPFGFGGPHAGFMACKDAFKRNMAGRLVGVSKDAQGNPAMRLALQTREQHIRREKATSNICTAQVLLAVMAGMYAVWHGPAGIRRIAERVQRYTAILRAELGKLGVKVANDTFFDTLLLETGAATPAIITAAECEHINLRRVDGARLAVSLDETVTAADLQALVNVFAAGLERDDVELDIDALDAKAAGGIPAAVARESAILKHPVFSSVQSETDMLRYLRKLADKDLALDRTMIPLGSCTMKLNATAEMIPITWPEFALVHPFAPASQSKGYDELITRLSAALCEITGYDNISLQPNSGAQGEYAGLLAIRGYHQANGQHQRNICLIPSSAHGTNPASAQLAGMDVVVVASDANGNVDLGDLRAKIEQVGDKLAALMITYPSTHGVFEEAVTEICDLVHQAGGQVYLDGANMNAMVGVAKPGKFGSDVSHLNLHKTFCIPHGGGGPGVGPVAVRAHLAPYLPGVVNEQGKLPGEAKVGPVSAAPFGSAGILPIPFVYIALMGADGLRRATEVAILNANYIATRLRDHYPVLYAGRNGRVAHECILDVRPLKETSGISAEDIAKRLMDYGFHAPTMSFPVAGTLMVEPTESEGVAELDRFIDAMISIREEIAQVERGERDREDNVLKNAPHTAQMLLAEEWLHDYPRQQAAYPVASLRDAKYWPPVARVDNAYGDRNLVCACLPVEAYA, encoded by the coding sequence ATGTCGCGCGCCCTAGACACCCACACCGACTTCATCCCCCGCCACATCGGCCCCTCCGACGCCGACCAGGCCGCCATGCTCGCCGCCATCGGCAGCCCCAGCCTGGACGCCCTGATCGAAGAAGTCGTGCCGCCCAAGATCCGCAGCCAGGCGCCGCTGGCGCTGCCGCCGTCGCGCAGCGAAGCCGACGTGCTGGCCGAACTGAAGCAGATCGCCGGCCGCAACAAGGTCTTTCGCAACTACATCGGCCAGGGGTACTACGGCACGCAGACGCCCAACGTGGTGTTGCGCAACATTCTCGAGAATCCCGCCTGGTACACGGCCTACACGCCGTACCAGCCCGAGATCTCGCAGGGTCGCCTGGAGGCCCTGCTGAACTACCAGACCATGGTCGCCGACCTGACCGGGCTGGACATCTCCAACGCCTCGCTGCTCGATGAAAGCACCGCCGCCGCCGAAGCCATGACGCTGGCGCGCCGCAGCGCCAAGTCGCAAAGCCCGGTGTTCTTCATCTCGCGCCACGTGCATCCGCAGACCATCGAAGTCGTGCGCACGCGCGCCGAGGGCCTGGACATCGAGATCGCCGTCGGCGACGAGGCCGAAGGCCTGCCGGAATGCTTTGGCGTGCTGCTGCAGTACCCGCACAGTACCGGCTCGGTGGCCGACTACCGCAAGCTGGCCGAAACCGCCCACGCGCAAGGCGCGGTGGTGGCCGTGGCCACCGACCTGCTGGCGCTGGCGCTGCTGGCAGCGCCCGGCGAGTGGGGCGCGGACATCGCCATCGGTTCGGCCCAGCGCTTCGGCGTGCCGTTCGGTTTCGGCGGCCCGCACGCCGGCTTCATGGCCTGCAAGGACGCCTTCAAGCGCAACATGGCCGGCCGCCTGGTCGGCGTGTCCAAGGACGCCCAAGGCAACCCGGCGATGCGCCTGGCGCTGCAGACGCGCGAACAGCACATCCGTCGCGAGAAGGCCACCTCGAACATCTGCACCGCGCAGGTGCTGCTGGCCGTCATGGCCGGCATGTACGCCGTCTGGCACGGCCCGGCCGGCATCCGCCGCATCGCCGAGCGCGTGCAGCGCTACACCGCCATCCTGCGCGCCGAACTCGGCAAGCTGGGCGTCAAGGTCGCCAACGACACCTTCTTCGACACGCTGCTGCTGGAAACCGGCGCGGCCACGCCCGCCATCATCACGGCCGCCGAGTGCGAGCACATCAACCTGCGCCGCGTCGACGGCGCCCGCCTGGCCGTGTCGCTGGACGAAACCGTCACCGCCGCCGACCTGCAGGCCCTGGTGAACGTGTTCGCCGCCGGCCTGGAGCGCGATGACGTCGAACTCGACATCGACGCGCTGGACGCCAAGGCGGCCGGCGGCATTCCCGCCGCCGTGGCGCGCGAAAGCGCCATCCTCAAGCACCCGGTGTTCTCCAGCGTGCAGTCGGAAACCGACATGCTGCGCTACCTGCGCAAGCTGGCCGACAAGGACCTGGCGCTGGACCGCACCATGATCCCGCTGGGCTCGTGCACCATGAAACTGAACGCCACGGCCGAGATGATTCCCATCACCTGGCCCGAGTTCGCGCTGGTGCATCCGTTCGCGCCCGCCTCGCAGAGCAAGGGCTATGACGAGCTGATCACGCGCCTGTCGGCCGCGCTGTGCGAGATCACCGGCTACGACAACATCAGCCTGCAGCCCAACTCGGGCGCGCAGGGCGAATACGCCGGCCTGCTGGCGATCCGCGGCTACCACCAGGCCAACGGCCAGCACCAGCGCAACATCTGCCTGATCCCGTCGTCGGCCCACGGCACCAACCCCGCGTCGGCGCAACTGGCCGGCATGGACGTGGTGGTGGTGGCCTCCGACGCCAACGGCAACGTCGACCTCGGCGACCTGCGCGCCAAGATCGAACAGGTCGGCGACAAGCTGGCCGCGCTGATGATCACCTACCCGTCCACGCACGGCGTGTTCGAGGAAGCCGTGACCGAGATCTGCGACCTGGTGCACCAGGCCGGCGGCCAGGTGTACCTGGACGGCGCCAACATGAACGCCATGGTCGGCGTGGCCAAGCCGGGCAAGTTCGGCTCGGACGTGTCGCACCTGAACCTGCACAAGACCTTCTGCATCCCGCACGGCGGAGGCGGCCCGGGCGTCGGTCCGGTCGCGGTGCGCGCGCACCTGGCGCCGTACCTGCCGGGCGTGGTCAACGAGCAGGGCAAGCTGCCCGGCGAAGCCAAGGTTGGCCCGGTCTCGGCCGCGCCTTTCGGCTCGGCCGGCATCCTGCCGATCCCGTTCGTGTACATCGCGCTGATGGGCGCCGACGGCCTGCGCCGCGCCACCGAAGTCGCGATCCTGAACGCCAACTACATCGCCACCCGCCTGCGCGACCACTACCCGGTGCTGTACGCGGGCCGCAACGGCCGCGTGGCGCACGAGTGCATCCTGGACGTGCGTCCGCTCAAGGAAACCAGCGGCATCAGCGCCGAGGACATCGCCAAGCGCCTGATGGACTACGGCTTCCATGCCCCCACCATGAGCTTCCCGGTGGCCGGCACGCTGATGGTCGAGCCGACCGAATCCGAAGGCGTGGCCGAGCTGGACCGCTTCATCGACGCGATGATCTCGATCCGCGAGGAAATCGCCCAGGTCGAGCGTGGCGAGCGCGATCGCGAGGACAACGTCCTGAAGAACGCGCCGCACACCGCGCAGATGCTGCTGGCCGAGGAATGGCTGCACGACTACCCGCGCCAGCAGGCCGCCTACCCGGTGGCTTCGCTGCGCGACGCCAAGTACTGGCCGCCGGTGGCGCGCGTGGACAACGCCTATGGCGACCGCAACCTGGTGTGCGCCTGCCTGCCGGTCGAAGCCTACGCCTGA